NNNNNNNNNNNNNNNNNNNNNNNNNNNNNNNNNNNNNNNNNNNNNNNtttcaatgtttatatattttatttcaaaaaaatatattttgtactcatgtgaattttaccgtctttacgaaaatttctattcatttaacgtttcttaagtttagcttatcacacaggtaggtgaaaatatattttatctctttttcaaacaccGTTAAGTTgtaaaaaaccgaaaaaaaccgAAAGAACCGACTAAAACCAAAACCGAAAAAACTGACTTTgcgtggtttgatttgatatttagatttaataaaccgacataattggtttaggttttttttaatgaaaaaccaaaccaaaccgacctatgtacacccctacttctAAGTCATCAAGAATCGTGATTGAGTTCAAAGgttagttttttcttgattttattttgttagcttTTCGAAGAAAGGAGCAATTTAAGTTATGATAATGGAGGTTTTTTTTCCAAACATGAagaacaataataaagaagaagacaattgagttaatatttattttttccaagtttATTTTAACACATGACCAATTTTTATTGGTCAGTGCTGTCTAAAAGCTGCATCCACGCGCCTAACATAGGTGAAATCACGGACTcagccacgtaggccgaaaagtggtaaacaattaactaaaaaataagttcgggggtaataggaccttaataaaggttaggtgtgtctcagggattttgggcatatgCTGGGgttacttatgcattttcccaaaaggAGAAAGGAAAAGTCAgtttgaataaaaaagaaaggaggAAAATTCTTAGCTTCTTATCAATTCACAATAATGCATAGACTTTTCCAATCCCAAGTCTTTGCAGTACAGTTCTTAGTCTTCTGCTTTTTTGGAAAATCAAGAATTGTTTGAGATCTTAATATTTTAGTTTAAATAAATCCAGTTATATGTTTTGCTGCTATTGATGTTTCTTTGTACAAAAGGGTTCATCATGGATTTGTTTTCTTGGTTTTTTGtctacattttttttcatttttgtgctTTGATTCAGCACAAGGACAGACCACATCCCACTCAAGTTGCACAGAGGAATTCCAGTGtggaaatttaagaaatttgaGTTTTCCTTTCTACAAATCTACTCAACTTGATTGTGGATTGTGCAAAGTGGATTGTGATGTTAGTCCAAATCCTATTATTGAATTAGAAGGGGTGAAATATCAAGCTCTTGACAAAAGTGATGTTATTGTCAGACTTCAGGACTCTAGTCTTGGAGAACTTTTGAAGAACAGCAGTTGccagatttttgagaaaaatgtctCTATCTCTTTTAACCCTTCAATCACATATAGATTGGATAGCTTACTCACTTTGTACAAATGCTACAGAAGCCAGGAGAGTACACATGAAAAAATTTTCAACTCCGAAAGTTATCAAAGTTACAATGTCTGTGAAAGTTTTATACTACACTATAACACATCTGTCAATTTTGTTCAAGAATTTGATCTTCCTAGTGGCTGTTTCTTTATTCAGTTGCCCGTGTCACGGAGTTTAGAAGCAAAATCAAATAATAGTGGCTTATTTCATCTTCTAACTGATGAAGTTATACTAGGATGGACTGTGTCTGATGAGTGTAATCAGTGTTATTATACAGGAGGAAGGTGTCAAACTGATAATACTACTAACAAGTTTCATTGTGCTTATACCTTTGTCCTAGgtaaataactattttcttgGTTCACATTAAAGGCTTTGGTTCTCTTTTCCCTTGGTTTAACTTAGATTTGCATTGTTTACTATAGATGCAGGAAATAGAAAGACGAAAGTGATTGTCACAGGTATTTACCTACAAATTTGTTGTCCATCACAAGATTTTAGCCTTTATAGGTTTATTTCTtcaataataatgataaaaaaaaagctaAATACTTTTATCCCTTTTTCTCTTTCCAAATCTTTCTTTTGTAAATAACACTTGTCTTAGTTGAATTGCCTTAATAACAGACTATATTCTTAGTGCATGACTTCAATTTTTTCCACAGTCGGAGTTTTCTTGAGCTGTTGCACTGGAATCTTGATTTTGCTCTTCTGCTTTGGAAAAAGGACTTTCTGGTACAAGTGCCTCATGTTTTGGGAATCTAAAGCTGAGGATCACCGAAATATCGAAGCATTTCTGAAGAATAATGGGTCATATGCTCCAAAGAGATACACCTATTCAGAGGTCAAAGAGATGACTACTCGGTTCAAAAACAAACTAGGCCAAGGAGGATATGGTAATGTATACAGAGGAAGTTTGCAGAATGGGAAACATGTGGCAGTGAAGGTCCTGAATGAGCTAAAAGGAAGTGGTGAAGAATTCATTAACGAGGTGGCGAGTATTAGCAGGACATCACATGTTAACATTGTGAGCCTTGTGGGATTTTGCTTTGAGGGTCGCAAAAGAGCTCTAATTTATGAATTCATGCCAAATGGATCTCTTGAAAAGTTTATCTATGAGGAAAGATCCGACAGAGTTCGCCAATTGGATTGGCCAATACTATACCAAATTGCACTAGGCATTGCTCGAGGATTGGAGTACTTGCATCGTGGTTGTACCACTCggatttttcattttgatataaAGCCTCATAATATCCTGCTTGATGAAGATTTTTGTCCTAAGATCTCTGACTTTGGACTAGCCAAACTGTGCATAAAAAAGGAGAGCATTGTTTCAATGTTAGGTGCACGAGGGACAATCGGCTATATTGCTCCAGAAATCGTTTGCAGAAACTTGGGAGGTGTCTCTCACAAGTCTGACGTCTATAGCTACGGAATGATGGTCCTAGAGATGGTAGGAGGAAGAAAAAATGTTGATGTTGGAGTTGATCGTACGAGTGAAATCTACTTTCCACATTGGCTATATCGACGAATAGAGCTTGACGAAGAGCTTCAATTAATTGGGATAATGaatgaagaggagaaagaatGTGCAAGAAAGACGGTGATGGCGAGTTTGTGGTGCATACAGACTGATCCCTCAAGTTGACCATCGATGAGCAAGGTTGTGGAAATGTTAGAAGGGAACCTAGACTTTCTGCAAATTCCTCCAAAGCCGTACCTATATTCTTCCTCAAGAACTGAGGTAATTTCATTGGAAGTCGAGCTGGCCTAGTCTTATTTTGCtgtgaacttttagcaaaaGCTGTATTTTTCTTCGACAACTGAATTTATTACTAGTTTCTCTGTCCTATTTTATGAGACACTTTCCTTTGTAATCTGTTTTCTACTGTATCCAGTTGAAGTTCAAATAATCAAGTACTTCCTTCATCCCTTTTAGTTTTGTCTCTTTTTTCCTTACTTCTTTGAATATAATTAGCTAATTGTTGTGGTGGATTGTGATTAAATGGAATCATGCCAGCCCTTGAGGCTGGGTTGGGCTGGCCCATGGGCCAAATGAATATTTTGAAAGCCCTTTTGGGTCTGAGGGGATatcttaaaatgaagttatcCTGGATACATATCAAGTCATTTTCTTTCACTAGGCCTGAAAATGTAGTCTTGTTATTTCTGCAGGACTTCAAGTCTTTCTGTTGACAATAAGGTGCTTTGAAGATTCCCTCACAGCCCTTAATATACGTTTAAACAACTTTTCCACGTTCACCATGCTCTTAAAAGCACAAGTGCAGTGAACAactgaattcataatttttccTCTTGTTGATATAGGAGGAGACTTTTGCTTGACCAGTGGGAGGATTTAATATGACTTACACTTCTTTTATATGCTTTCTTCTGATCAGTTACTTAGTTGAGGCAAAGGGGAGAAATGATTCAAGTTGTCCAAAGTCCTTTACATGTGGAAATCTTACTGacctgagctttcctttctctctttccaCACAACCTGACTGTGGAATAGTGCCCATCTCTAGTTGTGATGCTAAACCATATCCGAGAATCCAACTGCTTCCTGGAGGAGATTCGTACTATGCTTTAGGAAATCCATTTAATTATACAGTTTTTCTCGGGGACCCCAAGCTTCATGCCAAGTTGAGGCAACACAAGTGCCAGGCGTTTAACAAGAATTTCTCCCTTCCAAActcttcttctatttctttcaTACTTCTCCTATTGAATTTTGTCAACTTCTTCAAATGCAACATCACTAGTAGTAGCACCCCAAACGTTACCCACACGAATGACCATTTTGCTGGTTATAAAAGGTATAATGATTGTACAGGCTTCAGCATATACTACAAGCTTCGCCTAGGTGATCATGAAGATGTTCATGCTGGCAATCTTCGAGCCAACTGTTCACTTAACAGATTGCCAATTGGCTCGATATCAGATGAAGGTGGTTTGTTCAATATGTTAAGCGCCGGTTTTCTAGTACAATGGAAACTGTCTGCGGACTGTTACAAATGTCACTATGGCGGAGGTCAATGCCAGACCGATATAACCAACAAATTTCATTGTTCATATCCAAATAATCCACATGATCATCAAAAAAATGATCTAAATGCTCAAGGTCTAGtgcatatttaataaatttctttctcattttcgTATCAAATATTGATAATATTTCACAGAATTTTCCCTCTTTTTTAGATGCAAAAATGAGTAGAAGCAAGTTGGGACCGACTCTGGGAGCAGGTAGTTAAATATCCACTAACTGCAGGGTTCTTTATTATTTCAGCATAATCATGcatatcatttaaattttcttcttcattgtggtaaaaattcaaaaaattgggGAGACATGTACTTCAGATTACAGAACGTATGGATAATGAAGTTAAGTGGGCATTCTTTCTACTTGTGatgttttcctttctttcttttttctgaaAACCTTGATAACTGACTGCATTTTTTGTAGATATCTGCTATTTGAATAGTCCCTAAAGCAAACTATACTTCCCTGATAGTGCATAAGACATTCAGAATTAGTTATATTTATAGTCTCTGATGGTGCTGACTTCATTTTGCTTTCCACAGGTGCAGTTCTGTTTACAGTTGGACTGTTGGTTTTACTCTTTCAGAGAGAAGATTTTGTGGTACAAATACATCAGGTTTTGGGAATCTAATGCtcaggatcaccaaaatattgaaGCATTTTTAAAAACCTATGGATCGTGTACTCCAAAGAGATACAACTATTTAGAAGTCAAAAGAATCACCAGTGGCTTCAAAAATAAACTGGTCAAGGAGGATATGGTTCTGTATACAAAGGATGTTTGCATAATGGAAGTCATGTGGCTGTGAAGGTCCTGAAGAAACTAAAAGGCAGTGGTGAAGAATTCATTAACGAGGTAGCAAGTATAAGCAAGACCTCACATGTTAACGTCGTGAGCCTTGTGGGATTTTGTTTTGAGGGATGTAAAAGGGCTCTCGTATATGAATTTATGCCAAATGGATCTcttgaaaaatttatatatgagGAAAGATCCGACAGTGTTCGCCAATTGAGTTGGCCAATACTGTACAAAATTGCACTAGGCATAGCTCGAGGATTGGAGTACTTGCATCGTGGTTGTACCACTCGGATTTTGCATTTTGATATAAAGCCTCATAATATCCTGCTTGATGAAGATTTTTGTCCTAAGATCTCTGACTTTGGACTGGCCAAATTGTGCATGAAAAAGGAGAGCATTGTGTCAATGTTGAGTGCACGAGGGACTATCGGTTATATTGCTCCAGAAATTGTTTGCAGAAACTTGGGAGGTGTCTCTCACAAGTCTGACGTCTATAGCTATGGAATGATGGTCCTAGAGATGGTTGGAGGAAGAAAAAATGTTGACGTTGGAGTTGATCGCACTAGTGAAATCTACTTTCCACATTGGCTCTATCAGCGAATTGAACTGGACGAAGAGCTTCAACTAATTGGGATAATGAATGAAGAGGAAAAAGAATGTGCAAGAAAGATGGTGATGGTGAGTTTATGGTGTATACAGACTGATCCCTCAAATCGACCATCTATGAGCAAGATTGTGGAAATGTTAGAAGGGAAACTAGACTCTCTGCATATGCCTCCCAAGCCTTATCTTTATTCTCCCTCAAGAACAGATGTAGATTCATCAGTAGTAGAACTAGCCTAGCCTTTATGTGTTCATATCTCAGCTAATATCACTGCAGTCACATTTTGTTATGGAATTGTAGCAAAAACTGGTACTGTTACAGGTTCGGTTTCTGATGTGTTTAGATGTCTTTGAATGTAAGAAGCTGTAAGTTGATGTTTTTCTTAATGATTTAATGCTAAAAGAAGAGTGATTTGCCTAGAGGAATGTCAGGATAATAAGCAGACCTAATTAGTGCTTTTCATTTTACCTGTTCAGCATATGTCTGACTATAAGATAATTTCCAGACAATTAGATAATGGGATTGCCTTATTGGTTAGCCCAATTGTGGTCTGGAGCCTAATTCTAACCCCAAAAGTTAGCGCAAGTGATGAGATCTTTCCAAGACCAAATAAGGAGACTACAACAAGATACTCACTTTGTTCAAATGCAACAGAAGCTAGAAGAGTACTCATGAAGAATTTTTCAACTACAAAAGTTACAATGTCTGTGATAGTTTCATACTACACTATAACACATCAGTCAATTATTATCCAGGATTTCCTCTTACTAGTATCTGTTCATATATTCAGTTGCCTTTTGGCAGCAAGTTCAgcagaaaaatcaaattatacatGGCTTGGTGCCTAACCCTTTATTTAATAGGGCTGCACTAGATTTTTTTTGGGGAGCTTTTGCATATAGTcactcaaaaatagcttaattacgCTTCATAGATATAGTTTGgtaattacgattcgtagctacatgttatagggagaagagtggcgagcgagattgggagagggaggagagaggcgagcgagagagggcagagagtggagagagacaaattgtatatgtatatttgtcgaattgtatatgtatatctgtcgaataattgtatatatgtaactggtacacatttgtatttgtatatctggcgagcgagattgggagagggaggagagaggcgagcgagagagggaagAGAGTGAAGAGAGGCgaactatatatgtatatctgtcagataattgcatatatataactgatatacatatgtatttatatatctgGCAagagagattgggagagggaggagagaggcgagcgagaaaGGCCAAAGAGTGGATAGAGATTAagtgtatttgtatatatgtcatataattgtatatatatgtgtataatttgtaattgtatatgtataaaagaggACAAGTGACgtaattaaaactaaaattaagctGTGAgccgtaattaattcaaactatagctatattagctaattaactagtatatgctTGCTTTtccgcgtaattttccctttttttttaagtcCATTAAAAAGACCGAGGCCTTTTAGCCCAGCCTAAGAAAGCCAACCGGCCCTTAAGACTTGACTGAAGCTGGCCCATGGGCCAAATGTAGTTTTGTTATTTCTACATGACTTCAAGTCTTTCCTCACTGCCCCTTAATATACGTTTTAACAACTTTTCCACATCCACTATGCTTTTAAAAACGCATAAGTACTTGTGAACAactgaattcataatttttccTCTTGTTGATATAGGAGGAGACTTTTGCTTGATCAGTGGGAGGATTTAATATGACTTACACTTCTTTAATATGCTTTTTTCTGATCAGTTACTTAGTTCAGGCAATGGGCAGAAATGATTCAACTTGTCCAAAGTCCTTTTCATGTGGAAATCTTATTGGCCTGAGCTTTCCTTACTCTCTTTCCACACAACCTGACTGTGGAATAATGTTCTTATCTGGTTGTGATGCTAAAACATTTCCGAAAATCCGATTGCTTCCTGAAGGAGATTCGTACTATGCTGTAGTAAATATGTTTAATTATACAGTTTGGGTTGAGGACCCTAAGCTTCATGCCAAGTTGAGGCAACAGAAGtgccaaacttttaacgaaaAGTTATCCTTACCATACTCTCCTTCtatttcttttgaaattctcCCAGTGAATATTCTCAACTTCTTCAAATGCAACAGCACTAGTAGTAGCACCCCAAACATTACCCAGAAGATGAAAGATCATTTTGCTGGTTATAGAATGTACAATGGCTGTAAAGACTTTAGCATATACTACAAGCTTCATGGAGGCGATGATGAAGACGCGCGAGCAGACAATCTTCCTGCAAACTGTTCACTTATCAGACTGCCGATCCGCTGGAGATCAGATAATGGTAGTGTGTTCAATATGTTAAGCGCCGCTTTTTTTGTAGAATGGAAGATCTCTGAGGACTGTAACAAATGTCACTTTGGTGGAGGTCAATGCCAGACTGATATAACCAACAAATTTCATTGTACATATCCAAATAATCCACATGATCAAGGTCATCAAGAAATTCTCTCACTTGAAAAAGTTCAGTCACTTAGTGCATACTTCTTAGTGTCCTTTCTTCTCTTCATATcacatatgtataatatttcATAGtgtttttcctctctttttagATGCAAAAGCGGCTAGAAGCAAGTGGGGACTGACTCTGGGAGCAGGTAGTTAAATATCCATTAACTGCAGggttctttcttcttcattgtggtaaaatctcaaaaattggAGAGACAAGTACCTTAGATTACACAACGTACCGATAGTGGAGTTGAGAGGACATTCTTTCTCCTTGTGATGTTTAATTTATATTCTCTGATGATGCATGACTTCACTTTGCTTTCCACAGGTGCAGTTTTGTGTACAGTTGGACTATTggttctactcttcttcttcagaGAAAAGATTTTGCGGTATAAGTGCCTCAGGTTTTGGGAATCTAATGCTgaggatcaccaaaatattgaaGCATTATTGAAGAACTATGGGTCATATGCTCCAAAGAGATACAACTACTCAGAGGTCAAAAGGATGACCAGTTGCTTCAAAAACAAACTAGGTCAAGGTGGATATGGTTCTGTATACAAATTAAGGAACTCTGCAGNGTGGCAGTGAAGGTCCTGAATGAGCTAAAAGGAAGTGGTGAAGAATTCATTAACGAGGTGGCGAGTATTAGCAGGACATCACATGTTAACATTGTGAGCCTTGTGGGATTTTGCTTTGAGGGTCGCAAAAGAGCTCTAATTTATGAATTCATGCCAAATGGATCACTTGAGAAGTTTATCTATGAGGAAAGATCCAACAGAGTTCGCCAATTGGATTGGCCAATACTATACCAAATTGCACTAGGCATTGCTCGAGGTTGGAGTACTTGCATCGTGGTTGTACCACTCGGATTTTGCATTTTGATATAAAGACTCATAATATCCTGCTTGATGAAGATTTTTGTCCTAAGATCTCTGACTTTGGACTAGCCAAACTGTGCATGAAAAAGGAGAGCATTGTGTCAATGTTAGGTGCACGAGGGACTATCGGTTATATTGCTCCAGAAATTGTTTGCAGAAACTTGGGAGGTGTCTCTCACAAGTCTGACGTCTATAGCTATGGAATGATGGTCCTAGAGATGGTTGGAGGAAGAAAAAATGTTGATGTTGGAGTTGATCGCACGAGTGAAATCTACTTTCCACATTGGCTCTATCAACGAATTGAACTGGATGAAGAGCTTCAACTAATCGGGATAATGaatgaagaggagaaagaatGTGCAAGAAAGATGGTGATGGTGAGTTTATGGTGCATACAGACTGATCCCTCAAATCGACCATCGATGAGCAAGGTTGTGGAAATGTTAGAAGGGAAACTAGACTCTTTGCAAATGCCTCCCAAGCCTTACCTATATTCTCCCTCGAGATCAGAGGTAGATTCATTGGAAGTGGCCCAGTCTTAATGTGTTCATATCAGTGTAGTAGATCAAACGTTTAAGTCGACTACCAGGAGAAGTTTCGTTCAATCAATGTAGTTGTAATAATCTATCTAGATCTTCAAAGAAACGATTATATTTAACGAAGATTCAAATTTGTGCTGCAATTATCTTTATTCATCAGGGATGTAAAATTGTTACATGTAAAATGAAAGGATCTaatgactttacatagtcaaaaTGCAAAGTTTCCCAGA
The DNA window shown above is from Solanum stenotomum isolate F172 chromosome 6, ASM1918654v1, whole genome shotgun sequence and carries:
- the LOC125866690 gene encoding LEAF RUST 10 DISEASE-RESISTANCE LOCUS RECEPTOR-LIKE PROTEIN KINASE-like 1.1; this encodes MTYTSLICFFLISYLVQAMGRNDSTCPKSFSCGNLIGLSFPYSLSTQPDCGIMFLSGCDAKTFPKIRLLPEGDSYYAVVNMFNYTVWVEDPKLHAKLRQQKCQTFNEKLSLPYSPSISFEILPVNILNFFKCNSTSSSTPNITQKMKDHFAGYRMYNGCKDFSIYYKLHGGDDEDARADNLPANCSLIRLPIRWRSDNGSVFNMLSAAFFVEWKISEDCNKCHFGGGQCQTDITNKFHCTYPNNPHDQGHQEILSLEKVQSLSAYFLVSFLLFISHMYNIS